The DNA window ATGATTTGCAGGAACACTGCTCAAAGTATCCAGTCTGGTGATATAACACTGATTATATTTTAAAAACTTTATGGATACATTATCGATATAAACCGTATCTGCATCATCTACGCTGTTATTCGTTATGAATCTTATCATAGTACTTGCTGATGCAAACGGCGCTATATTTAAATTATAAACATCTACATAGGCAGCATCTGCAACTCCGTTTCCTGTGATGGTAAATACAGTTGTGTAAGCTGTTCCGTTTGCAGAAGCCTGCACTAAAACATTTTCTCCGGCAGTAAGTGTTGCACTCTTTCTTCTGTAAGAGAAACTTAAGTAAGCACTGGTAGCTCCGCTTAAATTTACAGATCTTCTGGCAGCCACATTATTATCTTTAAGTCTGATTCCATAAGAAAACGCGCCGTCTTTCCTAATCTCCACATCTGTATTGGCAACTGTTGCCGGTGGTGCAACACAAAATCCTACAGATGCTACGTCAAATGAATCTACCCAGTTAGTAGCCCATGCCGTGTTTCCATCTGAACCGTTATTACATGTTCTGGTTCCACCAGGTCCGTCAAAATCATCACTCACTATTTTAAGCGGGTAGGTAGAAAACTGATAATATCCTGACGCATCGACAGAAACAGAATCTGTCAATTCGTTGGCATCTATGGTGGTGTTGCAGTTCCCATCTGTATATAAATATACTTTTGCCGGAGAATGTCCTGCACCGCCATCGTTATCTAATCCGTCTTTATTTACATCTGTAAACACCTGTCCGGAGATTATATTTTTTGTTAATTGGGCAGGACAATTACTAATCTTTATAATTACAGTAGCTTTATCACATACCACTGAAGGAGTAGAACATACAAAATATTCAAGTGTATCTAAACCTGTATATCCTGTATTTGGTGTATATAATAATGTCCCGTCAGCATTTACAGAAACTGTTCCGTGAGCGGGTTGTAATACGTCGCTTGTAGAAACAGAAGAACGGTCTATTATAGCGGTGAAACCTGTATCATTCGACAGCACCTGAATAGTAACCGGTGTATTGGTTAATGTTACAGCGAAATCATCATTTGCCATTATAAATTTACTCTTACAAAATGGCTGAATTGCCGTTCCTGCATCTATATAAGGAAGTCCTAAAACAGAAATTTCGGGGTTTTCCCCATAGGCCATTGCCAGTTTTGCACCATTGCAGCTGTACACAGCTAATCCGCTCTGGTCCTTATCTGCAGCATCCAGCAACTGTCTTACTGCTAAAGCACCCAAGGAATAAGAAACATCATATTTAAAACCACATGGACTGGTACTACCGGTACTACTTGTAATATTTCCATCCCATTTAACATAAATGGTAGTGGCTGCTGTTGGCATTACCCAAACCGGATTACCATTTGCGCTTAAATCTGAAGAACCCGGAGCCCAGGCAATAGAACCAAATTCAGTCATTCTATTTTCCGGAATTAATGCAAATGCCCAGTCAAAGTCACCTCCATTATTATTAGGATTACCACTGTATGGTGGAACAACATTAAACCTCCAGGAGTCAACTAATTCATTGGCTACATAATTTTCTCCTCCTGCACTTTCAAATTTATATCCAAGAGCCCCGAGCGGGAATCGGAAAACGCCCTTGCCACCAAGGTTGAATGAGCCCGATGTTCCGGATGTAGTCCAATTTATAGTAATACCGGTACTAAGCGGGTTATAAAACATAACCACAGCCGTGTCAGTTGTTGTGGTGGTAGGAACTGGCGTATAATAAATATTTCCATAAAACTGCGCAGGTAACACATTTAGTTCTTTTGCATTAAAGCAATATAAGGAATCGCCGAAAAAGACATCTATTCCAATAGGAAGTGTACTGTTTACAGATGCACCGGCTCGTACGCCGCCGTCCTGATAATAGGTTCCTCCTTCCTGAAGGGTAACGGTTGTATCAACTATACCATTGTTGTCTTTATCTACAGAAACTGTTGTATTGTTAAAGGCAGCCCTGATAAACAAGGAGGTATATTGGAAGTCATTATTTGCACCTGTATAATTTCCTACCGGAATATTAAATGAAGTTCCGAATTTATTGACGTCATATACATCCGTTGAGTATGCTTGTTTTTCTTTTCTGCTGTTAGCCTCCCACGAAATACGGCTTAGTGCAATATCTGTTGTGGAGTAAATTTTATCTTTCCCGTCGTAATAGATTTGAGCCGGATTTCTTGGGTTGACAAAAAACCTGTTATCAGTAATTATACTTGCGCCTGATGGTATAATATCATTAGGATATCCGGGTGCAATTCCATTGTACGGATCTCTGTCACCCCAAACTTCTGTGGTGGATTGAGTAGGGTTTAACAAACTTGCTTCATATCCATCTTCCCAATGATCGTAATACAAAATGGTTCCCGCATACGGACATTTAATACTAAGAAATGTACGAAAAGTATCCGTTATAACTTCTGCTGTTTTACAGTCTGCTCTTGTAAACGCCCTGTATATGTCTTGTTCAGGTGCAGGAACATAAAAAGTATGGGATAGTTTTGCAGAAGCACAGGGGCTTGCAGAAATAGGGAAAATATTAATAACGACCTTAGCGGTATCCCAAAGTGGCGTTGGAGCAGTCAAATCGGCAATTCTATACGTTATGGTATCCAGTCCGGTTGCAATTGGTGTGTAAATCAAAACACCGCTACTTATGACTACCGAACCCTTTTTGGGCTGAATTATAACTTGTGTGCTGGTTGAGTTTATATTATTATTGGGATCATAATCATTAAATAATACATTGATATAATTTGATGTTCCCAGATAAGAAACATCATAATCATCGGTTGCCACAGGAGGACAATTACCGGTACAAACATAGTATCCAAAATTATTACCGCAATCTGTATTATTTAATGTAGAATATGATAATGAAATTAAATTTGGGGTAGTTAAACTATTTCCTGAGGGAAGTGTAGCCGGAAGTATGGAAATAAGATAGTTAGTGTCAACAGAGGATATCTGAAACTGATAAGCACCACCGGCAGTTGTATTGGTCGTTTGTAATACTTCATCTCCGGCATCATAGGTGCCGTCGTTGTTTAAATCTTTAGATAAATTTACAGTGATGCCGCCGGCACCTGTTTCTGCAACATCTTTTATCATATTACTGTTAGCATCGGAAAATAAAAATCCAGTAATATAATTACTGCCCCAGTAAGCAGGATATTTATATGATACTGCATCCACATCGCCTTTAACAGCCGTTGTCGTTACAATTCTTAAATATCGGATTCCTTCAGGTTGTGTAACATTATAATAAAAATCAGTAAAAACAGGTTGTACTGATCTTGACGCGTAGGTCTGTGTATTGCTGTAAGCAAGATCGTCTGCTGAACTTGTTACTGAAAAATTGGCAACGGTAGATGAAGCATCCGCAGCTAAATACAATTGAACTGTAGTCCCATAAGGTAACACCGTTCCAAGGTCTAAAAAAAGTGCATCCGTAGTGTTGTTTTCAAGTTTTGAAAAGTTTAAATTAGGTGTCCCTATTGCTCTGTTCGGATCTTTTGAAGTGGATTTTGCTAAATAATCAACTGCGTATCCGGAACTATAGGTTATTGCACTTCCAAGACAATAATCTTTACATGTTTTCTTATTGTAATAAACTGCATCCAGTCGCATATCCTTGTCAGCATTTGTTGAAGCAATGCGTATATATCTTGCTCCACCTGCATTATTTATTATTTTCGAAAATGCAGTTAAATCATCTAAAGCGAGTGAATCACTTGTTACCGGTGCAAAAGTAACTCCGTCCAATGACACACTGATATCCCATGTGGTAAGGTTATTATCTTTGGAAGAAGCAACATAATAAATGGTATCCAGATTAGGAATGATTTCACCTAAATCTATGGTAATTACGCCTCTGTTTGCGGGAACTGCATTATGCTTTACTGAAGCAAAAATACCATCAGGCTTACCTATTGACTTTTCTCCGTTGCCTACATAAGATGTATTATTGACGGTATAACTTTTACCATAACCTGTGTACAAATTAAGTAAAGATTGCCCGGGCGGACAACTCACCTGTGCTTTTAAGTTTCCCATCCATAACAAAAGGACAAGAAAATAAATAGTCTTTGAATAATCGGGTTTCATAAATTGGGGTCGTTATGTTACAAATAATATGTTTCATCTTAATAAGAATCAAAACTGAATGGCTGGCAGGTTGGGTCGGGTAGTTATTTAGTTTAATTAAATGCTTAGGAAAACACTTAATTAAGTATCGCTAACGACTACAATAGTTAATTTAAAAATTGTAAAATTTCTGCATCCAGGCTTTCAATTATGTTTCTTTATTTAAAAAAAATTGGGTTTTGATGTGTAAAGGTAGATTATTATTTTTAATTTGTCAAGTAAAATAGAATAAAAAAATTACCATAAGTCAATTTTTTACTCA is part of the Sphingobacteriales bacterium genome and encodes:
- a CDS encoding T9SS type A sorting domain-containing protein, which gives rise to MGNLKAQVSCPPGQSLLNLYTGYGKSYTVNNTSYVGNGEKSIGKPDGIFASVKHNAVPANRGVITIDLGEIIPNLDTIYYVASSKDNNLTTWDISVSLDGVTFAPVTSDSLALDDLTAFSKIINNAGGARYIRIASTNADKDMRLDAVYYNKKTCKDYCLGSAITYSSGYAVDYLAKSTSKDPNRAIGTPNLNFSKLENNTTDALFLDLGTVLPYGTTVQLYLAADASSTVANFSVTSSADDLAYSNTQTYASRSVQPVFTDFYYNVTQPEGIRYLRIVTTTAVKGDVDAVSYKYPAYWGSNYITGFLFSDANSNMIKDVAETGAGGITVNLSKDLNNDGTYDAGDEVLQTTNTTAGGAYQFQISSVDTNYLISILPATLPSGNSLTTPNLISLSYSTLNNTDCGNNFGYYVCTGNCPPVATDDYDVSYLGTSNYINVLFNDYDPNNNINSTSTQVIIQPKKGSVVISSGVLIYTPIATGLDTITYRIADLTAPTPLWDTAKVVINIFPISASPCASAKLSHTFYVPAPEQDIYRAFTRADCKTAEVITDTFRTFLSIKCPYAGTILYYDHWEDGYEASLLNPTQSTTEVWGDRDPYNGIAPGYPNDIIPSGASIITDNRFFVNPRNPAQIYYDGKDKIYSTTDIALSRISWEANSRKEKQAYSTDVYDVNKFGTSFNIPVGNYTGANNDFQYTSLFIRAAFNNTTVSVDKDNNGIVDTTVTLQEGGTYYQDGGVRAGASVNSTLPIGIDVFFGDSLYCFNAKELNVLPAQFYGNIYYTPVPTTTTTDTAVVMFYNPLSTGITINWTTSGTSGSFNLGGKGVFRFPLGALGYKFESAGGENYVANELVDSWRFNVVPPYSGNPNNNGGDFDWAFALIPENRMTEFGSIAWAPGSSDLSANGNPVWVMPTAATTIYVKWDGNITSSTGSTSPCGFKYDVSYSLGALAVRQLLDAADKDQSGLAVYSCNGAKLAMAYGENPEISVLGLPYIDAGTAIQPFCKSKFIMANDDFAVTLTNTPVTIQVLSNDTGFTAIIDRSSVSTSDVLQPAHGTVSVNADGTLLYTPNTGYTGLDTLEYFVCSTPSVVCDKATVIIKISNCPAQLTKNIISGQVFTDVNKDGLDNDGGAGHSPAKVYLYTDGNCNTTIDANELTDSVSVDASGYYQFSTYPLKIVSDDFDGPGGTRTCNNGSDGNTAWATNWVDSFDVASVGFCVAPPATVANTDVEIRKDGAFSYGIRLKDNNVAARRSVNLSGATSAYLSFSYRRKSATLTAGENVLVQASANGTAYTTVFTITGNGVADAAYVDVYNLNIAPFASASTMIRFITNNSVDDADTVYIDNVSIKFLKYNQCYITRLDTLSSVPANHYVTTAKQYAFTATGASTCLGGYNFGITKRSITISGTVFNDMNGLSDGLINGTAIDNPSGQAIYVYLIGPDGKVAFKDTLNSSNGTYSFPLANVQTNYTLLITTTNVAVGANQPPVVLPPSWGAVGEAYGSNNSEGSGFEALDETNAYIAISTGLLNVTGVNFGIQRPSAGTDRAACYNYGGGSVSFLALTTPGTWVERYDNPGKVIISDPTSPTATFSDFEEDGEYNFIWLNGEVTDTAKVIVSRPFAGIDLSICGVHSGVLEGNYDQGTWTAMAGNPAGATLGGTVNGVADIDFTPAADGNFFYIYTINSCPDTVKLSKAPKPVAGNASSELYDCTYQQSYFGELIAPGASPNTGAWSIYSGPGSITTPTDSVTGIGSLSQTGDSTVAIWVVTNAKGCRDTAYTIIKPIIYDTAMVSKYGNEYCLTCPVQNSGMFSYYDLNGKLLARVTDSADAVSIGNTTFCGQLPYNVAGDPQVSDVGSVETWLTGVGELPQPFLPRAWNINTTTDAPMEIKLYFTDQEVAALQGATLSNGSYFYFETAPELLLIAYPNNSDTFIPAGSPNGVVYHPTFTRVDGYWQAAFRTGQAGTFYLYPSYYENTGLPVELISLQATGLEKEIRIDWATASEKNNLRFEIERSADAINFKKIGEIAGAGNYKGFHNYYYIDEYVEFGKRYYYRLKQVDFDGAFTRTKIVSAMINAEIKVKLSEFMPNPSRGHSTIRFNSVEDMDINVKIFTVEGNMVQQSVYSVNKGDSELRFDLSSLVKGLYLVQFNYLDNIETRKLIKIE